The proteins below are encoded in one region of Shewanella putrefaciens:
- a CDS encoding LamG-like jellyroll fold domain-containing protein → MVLKRSFVSASLIMALAACGGDDSSYSANDTNTFTPPAPVISADPKVAGEVSYKNAVVHDPSIIKDTDGTYYVFGSHLAVASSTDLMNWTQLASDGVATSTLFNTYATEIAEGTTWTGGFVGSWAPDVIKLADGKYHFYYDFCGGPDKVDCVSRSYLGIATSDNILGPYVNQGLILKSGHVGAENPGANGQNYNGFVDPNAIDPAVFYDKDGGLWMTYGSYSGGIWVMQLDPATGKPLADQGYGTKIMGGNYSAIEGSYVIYSPESEYYYMFTSFGGFAQKDGYNIRISRSKNPNGPYVDAAGLDMIGATAAGNIADYGVKLMGGFQFVAYPGDVGNDHGYLSPGHNSAFYDAQTGKYFLVFHTRFPDMGEGHSVRVHEMFLNSDGWLVASPQRYASINGANIVDEIDVTGDYQFINHAKDINTAAHKSVHVKLSRTWTNKGSVSGDVTGTYQQGDDNQITLTLDDLGTFEGVLAWQWDPEQNKLMPTFSAISNEGLSIWGVKLTDKTTDEILSAAANGISLPTEATEGMIALPTEGTRGATIAWQSSDESVIRADGTIIRPNVGEGDKVVTLTATIVVNGKKVTKTFQITVFARKTYNRIAQYSFENNLKDSLGLFAEGQPTGDRIFKAADAIDYATGFEGQSLSLDGAHGVLLPSGIISSYEYTVSFWANPAVITGFTTAFFGAANEQTAEDGSKFSNTWVSLLPQGWDGNTMFWSHNIDNSGSSVIETWFDGVTGERIAENTWSHLAFSVNKGLVKVFINGVEKFSSGNLSNYFTGAEGVFGLGVNYWDLPYNGLIDELKVYEAALSAEEVKALDIDKLPDSELLSSATAILDLGDLSAVRDNIELPITGPYASAISWTSSEPTIIDTRGTVTQPGREDTDKVVTLTATLKLGQATQTKVFTATVKSKAPPSPVAVYSFEDNLSDSTANFGAGTVVGDKIGIAGGNISYADGAVGKAAVFDGASGIVLPNNLIKDYTYSVSMWLNPEQLNKYTTALFGYATDSSWTSVLPGGQNDYERVVLWSGTAWYDGKTDFVMPKAQWTHLAYTVNGGDVKVYLNGELKFTGANFPNIFSVPTTKFAVGVNLWDVPFKGAIDEIKFYDEAITEQDVTDLFGESNQ, encoded by the coding sequence ATGGTGCTTAAACGCTCATTCGTGTCAGCAAGCTTGATCATGGCACTAGCCGCCTGTGGTGGGGACGACAGCAGCTACAGTGCTAACGACACAAATACCTTTACACCTCCCGCCCCAGTGATATCCGCGGACCCGAAAGTCGCAGGTGAGGTGAGCTATAAAAATGCAGTGGTTCATGATCCTTCCATCATTAAAGATACCGATGGCACTTATTATGTTTTCGGCTCCCACCTTGCCGTTGCCAGTTCAACGGATTTAATGAACTGGACTCAACTGGCCTCGGATGGTGTTGCCACAAGCACGCTGTTTAACACCTATGCCACTGAAATTGCTGAAGGAACGACATGGACGGGCGGGTTTGTCGGCTCATGGGCACCGGATGTGATAAAACTTGCCGACGGTAAGTACCATTTCTATTACGATTTTTGTGGTGGCCCAGATAAGGTTGATTGCGTATCGCGCTCTTATTTGGGGATCGCAACTTCGGACAATATTTTAGGCCCCTATGTTAACCAAGGGCTGATCTTAAAATCAGGGCATGTTGGGGCAGAAAACCCCGGCGCTAATGGCCAAAACTACAATGGTTTTGTTGACCCGAACGCCATAGATCCAGCCGTGTTTTACGATAAAGATGGCGGCCTATGGATGACCTATGGTTCCTATTCTGGCGGGATCTGGGTGATGCAGTTAGATCCGGCGACGGGCAAACCGCTCGCGGATCAAGGCTATGGCACTAAGATCATGGGGGGCAATTACAGTGCGATTGAAGGCTCCTACGTCATCTATAGCCCAGAATCTGAATACTATTATATGTTTACCTCCTTTGGTGGCTTTGCTCAAAAAGACGGTTACAACATCCGTATCTCACGTTCTAAAAATCCCAACGGCCCCTATGTCGATGCCGCAGGTCTCGATATGATTGGCGCGACAGCCGCGGGCAATATTGCCGATTATGGCGTCAAGCTGATGGGCGGTTTCCAATTTGTGGCTTATCCCGGCGATGTTGGTAATGATCACGGCTACCTGTCACCCGGCCATAACTCAGCTTTTTATGATGCACAAACGGGTAAATACTTTTTGGTATTCCATACGCGTTTCCCCGATATGGGTGAAGGTCACAGCGTGCGTGTGCATGAAATGTTCCTTAACAGCGATGGTTGGTTAGTCGCCTCACCGCAACGTTATGCCAGCATCAACGGCGCTAATATTGTCGACGAAATCGATGTGACGGGTGATTATCAATTTATTAATCACGCTAAAGATATTAATACCGCGGCACATAAATCAGTCCATGTGAAGTTATCACGCACTTGGACTAATAAGGGCAGTGTGTCTGGCGATGTCACCGGCACGTACCAGCAAGGTGATGACAATCAAATCACCTTAACATTGGATGATTTGGGGACATTCGAAGGCGTGCTCGCTTGGCAGTGGGACCCTGAGCAAAACAAACTGATGCCCACCTTTAGTGCCATTTCCAATGAAGGGCTGAGTATTTGGGGCGTGAAGCTTACCGATAAAACCACCGATGAGATTTTATCGGCAGCGGCAAATGGCATTAGTCTACCGACCGAGGCCACCGAAGGCATGATCGCCTTACCGACCGAAGGCACCCGTGGGGCGACGATTGCGTGGCAATCGAGTGATGAGTCAGTGATCCGCGCCGATGGCACCATTATTCGGCCCAATGTGGGCGAGGGCGATAAGGTCGTGACCTTAACTGCGACTATTGTGGTCAATGGCAAGAAGGTGACTAAAACCTTCCAAATTACCGTATTTGCCCGTAAGACTTATAACCGTATTGCACAGTACAGCTTCGAGAATAACCTCAAGGATTCATTAGGACTCTTTGCCGAAGGTCAACCGACGGGCGATCGTATCTTCAAAGCGGCAGATGCCATAGATTACGCCACAGGCTTTGAAGGACAATCATTGTCATTAGATGGTGCCCACGGGGTTTTACTGCCATCCGGTATTATCTCAAGTTATGAGTACACTGTGTCTTTCTGGGCGAATCCGGCCGTCATTACTGGGTTTACCACCGCATTCTTCGGTGCGGCTAATGAGCAAACCGCAGAAGATGGTAGCAAGTTTTCCAATACTTGGGTAAGCCTGCTGCCACAGGGCTGGGACGGCAATACCATGTTCTGGAGTCACAATATCGATAACAGCGGCAGTTCGGTGATTGAAACCTGGTTTGACGGTGTGACAGGGGAACGTATTGCAGAAAACACTTGGTCGCACTTGGCTTTCTCGGTTAATAAGGGGCTGGTAAAAGTCTTTATTAATGGGGTAGAGAAATTCAGCAGCGGTAACCTGAGCAACTATTTTACCGGTGCAGAGGGCGTTTTCGGTCTAGGCGTGAACTACTGGGATCTGCCATACAACGGTCTTATCGATGAGCTTAAAGTGTATGAGGCGGCATTAAGTGCCGAAGAAGTCAAAGCTCTGGATATCGATAAGTTACCCGACAGTGAACTGTTATCCTCGGCAACCGCGATCCTTGATCTAGGTGACTTATCGGCGGTGCGTGATAATATCGAACTGCCGATAACGGGCCCCTATGCCTCGGCGATTTCGTGGACCTCTTCCGAGCCAACGATTATCGACACCCGTGGCACAGTCACTCAGCCGGGCCGTGAGGATACAGATAAAGTGGTGACCTTAACGGCAACCTTAAAACTCGGTCAAGCGACACAGACGAAAGTCTTTACAGCAACCGTTAAGTCTAAGGCGCCGCCATCACCCGTAGCGGTCTACAGTTTTGAAGACAATCTTAGCGACAGTACGGCTAACTTCGGTGCGGGTACGGTTGTGGGTGATAAGATTGGCATTGCCGGCGGTAATATCAGCTACGCCGATGGCGCGGTAGGTAAAGCGGCGGTCTTTGATGGTGCCTCTGGTATTGTGCTGCCAAATAACCTTATCAAAGACTACACCTACTCAGTATCTATGTGGCTCAATCCAGAGCAACTGAATAAATACACCACGGCACTGTTTGGCTATGCGACGGATTCCAGCTGGACCAGCGTGTTACCGGGTGGTCAAAATGATTATGAGCGCGTTGTGTTATGGTCAGGCACGGCTTGGTACGACGGTAAAACCGATTTTGTGATGCCAAAAGCGCAGTGGACACACCTCGCGTACACAGTAAATGGCGGTGATGTGAAGGTGTATCTCAACGGCGAGCTGAAGTTTACCGGGGCTAACTTCCCGAATATCTTCTCTGTGCCAACGACTAAGTTTGCTGTAGGCGTGAACTTGTGGGATGTGCCTTTCAAAGGCGCAATCGATGAAATCAAGTTCTACGACGAAGCGATTACTGAACAAGATGTAACTGATTTATTTGGCGAGTCTAATCAATAA
- a CDS encoding SMP-30/gluconolactonase/LRE family protein encodes MQTVTVGELLMTIPVGNRLGEGVLWDELHQLIWWTDILSSVIYRFHLPTHTLETLPMPHRVGSFGLTANPMMLIVAFDIGIAHYDIEHQKIKWLAQPESQIEGNRFNDGRIDRQGRFWAGTMVERRDHQQQCAALYCIDEKGDCHQRLTDLEISNGLCWSPDGRTLYHADSPKHQIYQYDFDIRSGLLSHKRLFATTNNNMFPDGSDVDCAGYLWNAQWGGGQVVRYRPDGEVDLILKLPVTHPTSIAFGGPKLDLLIVTSAKHAIDPLALSQEPQAGDVFIYQLDGILGLTSPRVRG; translated from the coding sequence ATGCAAACGGTGACGGTCGGCGAGTTGTTGATGACCATTCCTGTGGGAAACCGCCTTGGTGAAGGCGTGTTATGGGATGAGTTACACCAATTGATTTGGTGGACCGACATTTTATCCTCCGTCATTTATCGTTTTCATTTACCTACCCATACCCTCGAAACCCTCCCCATGCCTCACCGTGTCGGTTCCTTCGGCCTTACTGCAAATCCAATGATGCTTATCGTCGCTTTCGATATAGGCATTGCACACTATGATATTGAACATCAAAAGATTAAATGGCTGGCTCAGCCAGAGTCTCAGATTGAGGGAAATCGTTTCAATGATGGTCGTATCGATAGGCAAGGGCGCTTTTGGGCGGGCACTATGGTGGAAAGGCGCGATCATCAGCAGCAATGTGCCGCCCTGTATTGCATCGACGAAAAGGGGGATTGTCATCAGCGTCTAACCGATCTCGAAATCTCCAATGGCTTGTGTTGGAGTCCAGATGGGCGAACGCTTTACCATGCTGATTCACCTAAACATCAAATTTATCAATATGATTTTGATATTCGAAGCGGTCTGTTAAGCCATAAACGCCTATTTGCAACCACCAACAATAATATGTTCCCCGATGGCTCCGATGTCGATTGTGCCGGTTATCTCTGGAACGCGCAGTGGGGCGGTGGCCAAGTTGTGCGCTATCGCCCCGATGGTGAAGTTGACCTTATCCTTAAATTACCCGTCACGCATCCAACCAGCATTGCCTTTGGCGGCCCAAAGCTAGACTTACTGATTGTGACCAGCGCCAAACACGCCATTGATCCTTTAGCATTGAGCCAAGAACCACAAGCGGGAGATGTGTTTATCTACCAACTTGATGGAATATTGGGATTAACTAGCCCGCGTGTTCGCGGTTAG
- a CDS encoding ribulokinase: MSNVLGSYALGLDYGSDSVRALLVDTQTGAEVATNVVYYPRWKKGLFCEPAKNQFRQHPLDYIESLIEVVQGLWAKAPSGAAQRVCGLSVDTTGSTPIAVDEAGVALALKPEFANNPNAMFLLWKDHSAILEAQQITAAAKDSSENYLKYEGGIYSSEWFWAKALFVLRHDSAVRQAAYSWVEHCDWITALMTGTTHPKIFKAGRCAAGHKVMWHESWNGYPPNDFFVGIDPLLDGLRDKLPLETCTSDTVCGQLTPEWAQHLGLSTEVIVSFGSFDCHAGAVGANVKPGVLTKVMGTSTCDITVASYEDIGERCIKGICGQVDGSVLPGMIGLEAGQSAFGDLYAWFRELTSWPIQQLDTSALFDDDTRAKLIQQLESETLTVLGNAAAKLPVGETGIVALDWINGRRTPDADQSVAMAITGLTMGSQAPQVFKALVEASAYGARAIIERFKQEGVCIDHVVTIGGISKKSDFIMQTCADVWNCNIDVLESEQSCALGAAIYAATAAGVYPDVLTAQTAMASKVAKTYQPNPENAQKYQALYQAYLALGHYVDGAK; this comes from the coding sequence ATGTCGAATGTTTTAGGCTCTTACGCATTAGGGCTAGATTACGGCTCTGATTCAGTGCGCGCGTTATTGGTTGATACTCAAACTGGCGCAGAAGTAGCGACTAATGTGGTGTACTACCCACGTTGGAAGAAGGGACTTTTTTGCGAGCCCGCAAAGAATCAATTTAGACAACATCCCCTCGACTACATCGAAAGTTTGATAGAAGTAGTGCAAGGCCTATGGGCCAAAGCCCCCAGTGGCGCTGCGCAAAGAGTCTGTGGCCTAAGCGTTGATACCACAGGTTCAACCCCTATAGCAGTGGATGAAGCCGGCGTTGCCTTAGCCTTAAAACCGGAATTTGCGAATAATCCCAACGCGATGTTTTTGCTTTGGAAAGATCACAGTGCGATTCTCGAAGCTCAGCAAATTACCGCCGCCGCTAAGGATTCAAGCGAAAATTACCTGAAATATGAAGGGGGAATTTATTCCTCTGAATGGTTTTGGGCAAAGGCCTTATTCGTACTGCGCCATGACAGCGCGGTAAGACAAGCCGCCTATAGCTGGGTCGAGCACTGTGATTGGATCACGGCGTTAATGACGGGGACTACACATCCAAAAATCTTTAAGGCTGGGCGCTGCGCCGCCGGTCATAAAGTGATGTGGCACGAGTCATGGAATGGTTATCCACCCAATGACTTTTTCGTTGGCATCGACCCTTTACTCGATGGTTTAAGAGACAAACTACCCCTTGAAACCTGCACATCCGACACGGTTTGTGGCCAGCTAACCCCAGAGTGGGCGCAGCATCTGGGGCTATCGACCGAGGTTATAGTGTCATTTGGCTCATTCGATTGCCACGCGGGTGCCGTTGGCGCGAATGTTAAGCCCGGCGTATTAACTAAGGTGATGGGTACCTCCACCTGCGATATCACGGTCGCCAGCTATGAGGATATAGGTGAGCGTTGTATTAAAGGGATTTGCGGTCAAGTCGATGGCTCCGTATTGCCCGGCATGATTGGCCTTGAAGCGGGTCAGTCCGCCTTTGGCGATCTCTACGCTTGGTTTAGGGAACTCACCTCTTGGCCGATTCAACAGCTGGATACTTCAGCGCTGTTTGATGACGACACCCGAGCCAAACTTATTCAGCAATTAGAGTCCGAAACCTTAACCGTGCTGGGCAATGCGGCGGCTAAGCTCCCCGTTGGCGAGACAGGTATCGTCGCGCTGGATTGGATTAACGGACGCCGCACCCCCGATGCCGACCAATCGGTGGCCATGGCTATCACAGGCTTAACCATGGGCAGTCAGGCGCCGCAGGTATTCAAAGCCCTAGTGGAAGCCAGCGCCTATGGCGCACGGGCCATTATCGAGCGCTTCAAGCAGGAGGGCGTCTGCATTGACCATGTGGTCACCATAGGTGGGATCTCGAAAAAGTCCGACTTTATTATGCAAACCTGCGCCGATGTGTGGAATTGCAATATCGACGTGCTCGAGAGCGAGCAAAGCTGTGCCCTCGGCGCCGCCATTTATGCCGCAACCGCCGCCGGGGTTTATCCCGATGTGCTGACTGCTCAAACCGCCATGGCCTCAAAAGTGGCGAAAACCTATCAGCCCAATCCTGAAAATGCACAGAAATATCAAGCGCTTTATCAAGCGTACTTAGCCCTTGGCCACTATGTTGATGGAGCGAAATAA
- a CDS encoding L-ribulose-5-phosphate 4-epimerase, which produces MSFLELKREVYEANMELEKRKLVTYTFGNVSQIDRQLGVIGIKPSGVPYEDLKVEDIVIVDLENQIVEGRMRPSSDTKTHTYLYRQWQSIGGITHTHSTYATAWAQAQIAIPCLGTTQADYVYGEIPCTAVMRNDQISRDYEEETGVQILDCFADRDPNESPMVIVAGHAPFTWGANAAKSVYHAVLLEEIARMAYLTKTLSPGISQLKQELIDKHYLRKHGKDAYYGQSK; this is translated from the coding sequence ATGTCTTTTTTAGAGCTAAAACGGGAAGTGTACGAAGCCAACATGGAGCTTGAGAAACGCAAACTGGTGACCTACACCTTTGGCAACGTTTCACAAATTGACCGCCAACTCGGCGTCATTGGTATCAAGCCCAGCGGCGTGCCCTATGAAGATTTGAAGGTTGAAGACATAGTGATTGTTGACCTTGAGAATCAAATCGTCGAAGGGCGCATGCGTCCTTCATCCGATACCAAAACGCACACCTATTTGTATCGCCAGTGGCAGAGTATCGGTGGCATCACGCACACCCATTCGACCTATGCCACCGCGTGGGCGCAGGCACAGATAGCGATTCCCTGCTTAGGGACTACACAGGCCGATTATGTGTACGGTGAAATCCCATGCACAGCTGTGATGCGCAATGATCAGATAAGCCGCGACTACGAAGAAGAAACCGGCGTGCAGATCCTCGATTGCTTCGCCGACCGAGATCCCAACGAGTCGCCCATGGTGATAGTGGCGGGCCATGCGCCGTTTACTTGGGGCGCCAATGCGGCTAAATCCGTGTATCACGCCGTATTGCTCGAAGAAATCGCGCGGATGGCGTATCTCACCAAAACATTATCACCAGGTATAAGTCAGTTAAAACAAGAGCTTATTGATAAGCACTATTTGCGCAAGCATGGAAAAGATGCTTATTACGGCCAAAGCAAGTAA
- a CDS encoding TonB-dependent receptor has product MFKQTYLASAILLALASQATYAADVEATQERQVEEPAQQTAPKPQNNNEEMEIIQVQGIRGSLNKAVELKRQNIQVVDAIVAEDIGKFPDNNLVEALQRVTGVQVTDRASGETNTVSIRGLTDVTTTVNGRQIFTSTGRSVAIADIPAALLGSVEVFKTRSSAQVGSGIAGQIDIRTHRPFDFEDSKVSVAAKGIYSDQPDTIDPNFSALASDRWDTGIGEVGALVNVSYIRTNYKDETVSPGASFPYFVEDGTRITSGWNVGSAHGIDTSAGATIDGKEYLLARDAMFGNVLEGERERPAFNISLQWAPNDTSEYTFEAFYNGYRNENFNSMLFSFVDSSANWQQVIEDGIEVYDGTNVVKSRTAYNAYNFTSGDYTKASTDSYVFALGGKWDLTDEFQLKSEFVYQQSTYENEFAAMRGDTTAYGVAIDANADDGIPSWTYLDNPDTALDESDMTNPDLWQTADFFDNGSKDEGDSLSWTMDGSLYVDYAIFTKLQFGARYEKRSATNFSRAVSSAKKIAYADLDPSMYMVTSGFFEGRANVPDAWAVINGYNLHKNRSQYEELWGFDARQLQLMKTFDISEQAWAGYLMADFDTEVFGKRLDGQMGVRYEGTKADMDFFDNDAKDANDNVYTAVSSDTTDTSKLLPSLVMRYWLTDDLVARFAYTETIRQPAFADLNSFTYYVPDLSNTNYGSASGGNPDLEPVTSKNYDLTLEYYFGNGNSIYGTYFRRDIEGLVYNSLSTTLYDYDGDGVEEAYILNRPGNTSNGKLTGVELGAVYFPDGLPSLLDGLGTQLSATLLDSSQDIPEYDSDTGEQIGVTTRDMFGVSDESYSAVLIYDKEVFSARMSYTWRSEFLNSYDAPNFAMPRGIYRKPEQSLDFQLSYNITDDLVLSFDATNLLDDVYQEYYEDSVLFNRTNSIYTRTFALGVRYSF; this is encoded by the coding sequence ATGTTTAAACAGACTTATTTGGCAAGTGCTATTTTGCTTGCTCTTGCCAGTCAAGCGACTTATGCGGCAGATGTTGAAGCCACACAAGAGCGTCAGGTAGAAGAGCCTGCTCAACAAACCGCGCCAAAACCGCAAAATAACAACGAAGAGATGGAGATCATTCAAGTTCAAGGGATCCGCGGCAGTTTAAATAAAGCAGTAGAACTTAAACGCCAAAATATCCAAGTGGTTGATGCCATCGTTGCCGAAGATATTGGTAAGTTTCCGGATAATAACCTGGTTGAAGCCCTGCAACGCGTCACTGGCGTTCAGGTGACGGACCGCGCCAGCGGTGAAACCAACACTGTCAGTATTCGTGGTTTAACGGATGTGACAACCACAGTCAACGGCCGTCAGATCTTCACCTCAACGGGCCGCTCTGTCGCGATTGCCGATATTCCCGCCGCCCTGTTAGGTAGCGTTGAAGTCTTTAAAACCCGTTCATCGGCGCAAGTGGGTAGTGGCATTGCAGGTCAAATTGATATTCGCACCCATAGACCCTTTGATTTTGAAGACAGTAAAGTTTCCGTTGCTGCAAAAGGCATTTATTCCGATCAGCCCGATACTATCGACCCTAACTTCAGTGCCCTAGCAAGTGATCGCTGGGATACTGGCATTGGTGAAGTCGGCGCCTTAGTTAACGTCTCCTATATTCGCACCAACTATAAAGACGAAACCGTGTCTCCCGGTGCTTCTTTCCCTTACTTTGTTGAAGATGGCACTCGCATCACTAGCGGTTGGAACGTTGGTTCTGCCCACGGTATTGATACCAGCGCAGGCGCCACCATAGATGGTAAAGAATATCTACTGGCTCGCGACGCGATGTTTGGTAATGTTCTCGAGGGCGAGCGTGAACGCCCTGCTTTTAATATTTCACTGCAGTGGGCTCCCAATGACACTTCAGAATATACCTTTGAAGCCTTCTACAATGGCTATCGCAATGAAAACTTTAACTCTATGTTGTTTAGCTTTGTCGATTCCTCTGCAAACTGGCAGCAAGTCATCGAGGATGGTATCGAAGTATACGATGGGACAAACGTCGTTAAATCACGTACTGCCTATAATGCCTACAACTTTACCAGTGGCGATTACACGAAAGCCAGTACTGATAGCTATGTGTTTGCCTTAGGGGGTAAATGGGATCTTACCGATGAGTTCCAATTAAAGTCTGAATTTGTTTACCAACAAAGCACCTATGAAAATGAATTTGCTGCAATGCGCGGCGATACAACGGCTTATGGTGTAGCGATTGATGCCAATGCTGACGATGGTATCCCAAGTTGGACTTATTTAGATAATCCAGATACCGCTCTGGATGAGTCTGATATGACTAATCCAGATCTATGGCAAACTGCTGATTTCTTTGATAATGGTAGTAAAGACGAAGGGGATTCCTTGTCTTGGACTATGGATGGCAGTCTGTATGTGGATTACGCTATTTTCACTAAATTGCAATTTGGGGCGCGCTATGAAAAACGCAGTGCGACTAACTTCAGCCGTGCTGTCAGCAGCGCGAAGAAGATTGCCTATGCGGATTTAGACCCTTCCATGTATATGGTGACATCGGGCTTCTTTGAAGGCCGCGCGAATGTGCCTGATGCGTGGGCGGTAATCAATGGCTATAACCTACACAAAAACCGCAGTCAGTATGAGGAACTCTGGGGCTTTGATGCCAGACAGCTACAACTCATGAAGACCTTTGATATTTCTGAACAAGCTTGGGCTGGTTACCTGATGGCCGACTTTGACACTGAAGTCTTCGGTAAGCGTTTAGATGGTCAAATGGGCGTTCGTTACGAAGGCACTAAAGCGGATATGGACTTCTTTGACAATGATGCCAAAGACGCTAATGACAATGTTTATACCGCCGTTAGCAGCGATACCACAGATACGTCCAAACTGTTGCCGAGTTTGGTGATGCGGTACTGGCTAACCGATGATTTAGTCGCTCGCTTTGCCTATACCGAGACTATTCGTCAACCCGCCTTTGCTGATTTGAACTCTTTTACCTATTACGTACCAGACTTATCTAATACGAATTATGGTTCAGCCAGTGGCGGTAACCCTGATTTAGAACCTGTAACCTCGAAAAACTACGACCTAACCCTAGAATATTATTTTGGTAATGGTAATTCGATTTACGGTACCTACTTCCGCCGCGATATCGAAGGACTGGTATATAACTCTCTATCGACCACGCTCTATGACTATGATGGTGATGGGGTTGAAGAAGCCTACATTCTTAACCGCCCCGGTAACACCTCAAACGGTAAGTTGACTGGGGTTGAGTTAGGTGCAGTCTACTTCCCTGATGGTTTGCCAAGCCTGTTAGACGGTTTAGGCACACAGTTAAGTGCGACTCTGCTAGATTCATCTCAGGATATTCCTGAATATGATTCAGACACGGGAGAGCAAATTGGTGTGACAACCCGCGATATGTTTGGGGTGTCCGATGAGTCCTACAGCGCAGTGTTAATTTACGATAAAGAGGTTTTCAGCGCGCGTATGTCTTATACATGGCGTAGCGAGTTCTTAAACTCCTATGATGCGCCTAACTTTGCAATGCCTCGCGGTATTTATCGTAAACCCGAGCAGTCATTGGACTTCCAGTTAAGCTATAACATCACGGATGACTTAGTATTGAGCTTCGATGCGACCAATCTACTGGATGATGTGTATCAGGAATACTACGAAGACTCAGTACTCTTTAACCGTACCAACAGTATTTACACTCGAACCTTTGCACTGGGTGTGCGTTACTCGTTCTAA
- the araA gene encoding L-arabinose isomerase, with product MKAFKQKQVWFITGSQDLYGPKVLEQVAKNSEQIVHGFNASSSMSMEVVYKPTVKSPREIHAVCQAANSDENCVGVILWMHTFSPAKMWIAGLNELSKPFMHLHTQFNAELPWSDINMNYMNTHQSAHGCREFGFIGTRMRKERKVVVGHWQSSDVQAQIDDWCRAAAGWHESQNLRIARFGDNMRQVAVTEGDKVAAQIQFGYEVHAYSLGELNEAIDAIAEGDVSAQLDRYASEYQVGNELFGDEYQLDRLRKEAKIELGLTQFLTQGQFGAFTNCFENLTGMTGLPGLATQRLMANGFGYGGEGDWKTAAMVRIMKVMGQGRAGGTSFMEDYTYNFGETDQVLGAHMLEVCPSIAAAKPRLEVHRHTIGVRCDVPRLLFTGKAGPAINVSTIDLGNRFRIILNELDTVTPPQELPNLPVASALWEPRPNLSIAAAAWIHAGGAHHSAYSQAITTDQIVDFAEMAGAELVIIDADTKIREFKNELRQNSVYYGLARGL from the coding sequence ATGAAAGCCTTCAAACAAAAACAAGTGTGGTTTATTACGGGGTCACAGGATTTATACGGCCCGAAAGTGTTAGAGCAAGTCGCCAAAAACAGTGAACAAATCGTTCATGGCTTCAATGCATCCTCATCCATGTCAATGGAAGTGGTGTATAAGCCAACGGTAAAATCCCCACGGGAAATCCACGCCGTGTGCCAAGCGGCCAACAGTGATGAAAACTGTGTCGGTGTTATCCTGTGGATGCACACTTTCTCTCCCGCGAAGATGTGGATTGCTGGCCTTAATGAGTTAAGCAAGCCATTCATGCACTTACATACTCAGTTCAATGCCGAGCTCCCCTGGAGCGACATCAATATGAACTACATGAACACCCACCAAAGTGCCCACGGTTGCCGCGAATTTGGTTTTATCGGTACCCGTATGCGTAAAGAGCGCAAAGTGGTTGTGGGTCACTGGCAATCGAGCGATGTGCAGGCACAGATTGATGATTGGTGCCGCGCCGCGGCGGGTTGGCACGAGAGCCAAAACCTACGAATCGCCCGCTTTGGTGACAATATGCGTCAAGTGGCCGTGACCGAAGGCGACAAGGTTGCCGCGCAAATTCAATTTGGTTACGAAGTGCATGCCTACAGCTTGGGTGAACTCAATGAGGCTATCGATGCCATTGCCGAAGGAGATGTGAGTGCGCAACTCGACCGTTACGCCAGCGAATACCAGGTGGGTAACGAGCTATTTGGTGATGAATACCAGTTAGACCGTTTAAGAAAAGAAGCCAAGATTGAACTCGGCTTAACCCAGTTTTTAACCCAAGGCCAATTTGGCGCCTTCACTAACTGCTTCGAAAACCTCACCGGCATGACAGGCTTGCCGGGACTGGCGACCCAACGTCTAATGGCGAACGGTTTTGGTTACGGCGGCGAAGGTGACTGGAAAACCGCGGCCATGGTACGCATTATGAAGGTCATGGGCCAAGGCCGTGCGGGCGGCACTTCCTTTATGGAGGATTACACCTATAACTTTGGCGAGACAGATCAAGTCCTCGGCGCCCACATGTTAGAAGTGTGTCCCTCGATTGCTGCTGCAAAACCGCGTTTAGAAGTTCACCGCCACACCATTGGTGTGCGTTGTGACGTGCCACGTCTGTTGTTTACCGGCAAAGCGGGCCCAGCAATCAACGTATCGACAATCGATTTAGGTAACCGTTTCCGTATCATTCTCAATGAATTAGATACGGTAACGCCGCCACAGGAACTGCCAAATCTGCCAGTAGCGTCTGCGCTATGGGAGCCACGTCCGAATTTATCGATAGCGGCAGCAGCCTGGATCCACGCCGGTGGCGCTCACCACTCGGCCTATAGTCAAGCGATCACCACAGATCAGATTGTCGACTTTGCCGAAATGGCCGGCGCTGAACTGGTTATCATCGATGCCGATACTAAGATCCGCGAGTTTAAGAATGAACTTCGCCAAAATTCCGTTTATTACGGTTTAGCAAGAGGGTTATAA